One Pseudoalteromonas sp. NC201 DNA segment encodes these proteins:
- the corA gene encoding magnesium/cobalt transporter CorA — protein MLRFFSIEHGVISEMEPSADTPIEIAIKNAHWIDTINPTEEERVALANTLNITLPGADDVEEIEASSRCFIDSEGLHVHALFMSPNDGRFNTVTVACLLQKNCLLTIRDDELADFRLLRLRARKGQVACDNPKQLLVTLFDQKVENHADMLEDMHHQLEKLSAYVLEEEDSDLEEAVSRISRLEDANGKVRLCLMDTQRNISFLMRHVGVQSEERETLREVTRDIETLMSHCAFLFDKVNFLMDSTQGFINIEQNQIIKTFSIASVVFLPPTVVASVYGMNFNNMPELNWAWGYPFAIAIMLLSGFAPYLFFKHKGWL, from the coding sequence ATGCTGAGGTTTTTTTCGATTGAACACGGTGTAATTTCCGAAATGGAACCAAGCGCCGACACCCCGATTGAAATAGCAATCAAAAACGCCCATTGGATAGATACTATTAATCCCACTGAGGAGGAGCGAGTTGCTCTGGCAAACACGCTAAATATTACCCTTCCTGGTGCGGATGACGTAGAAGAAATCGAAGCCTCTTCGCGCTGTTTTATCGACAGCGAAGGTCTGCATGTACACGCTTTATTTATGTCTCCCAATGACGGGCGTTTTAATACGGTGACCGTGGCCTGCTTATTACAAAAAAACTGCTTATTAACCATTCGTGATGACGAGCTTGCAGATTTTAGGTTGCTGCGACTGCGTGCGCGTAAAGGGCAAGTGGCGTGCGATAACCCAAAACAGCTGTTAGTGACTTTGTTCGACCAAAAAGTCGAAAACCATGCGGACATGCTTGAGGATATGCACCACCAGCTTGAAAAGCTCAGTGCCTATGTGCTTGAGGAAGAAGACTCAGATCTAGAAGAAGCTGTTAGTCGTATTTCAAGGCTAGAAGATGCCAACGGTAAAGTGCGCTTATGTTTGATGGATACGCAGCGCAATATCTCGTTTTTAATGCGTCATGTGGGGGTGCAATCTGAGGAGCGAGAAACGCTACGGGAAGTCACACGAGATATCGAAACCCTAATGTCGCACTGCGCCTTTCTCTTCGATAAAGTGAATTTTTTGATGGACTCTACGCAGGGTTTTATCAATATAGAACAGAACCAAATTATTAAAACCTTCTCCATTGCCTCTGTCGTATTTTTGCCGCCCACTGTGGTTGCCAGTGTGTATGGGATGAATTTTAATAATATGCCAGAGCTAAACTGGGCATGGGGCTATCCTTTTGCCATTGCTATTATGCTGCTCTCTGGTTTTGCGCCTTATTTATTCTTTAAACACAAAGGTTGGCTGTAA
- a CDS encoding GNAT family N-acetyltransferase has product MIEIISTPTRDIVEQLTELYIATFSAPPRNEEIDQAAIRLLMEKEIEEGEVRVIFDDSTKQLIGSLSLVPIAHFKDKARFDLTSGLYISNFMVDANIRGKGIGKQLLQDTLAATRQPIHTRCRVDALAVNHLFQRHGFKLVANYTTIMNNSVAARNIYTYQAE; this is encoded by the coding sequence ATGATTGAAATAATCTCTACCCCAACCCGCGATATTGTTGAGCAGCTTACTGAGCTATACATCGCGACCTTTTCAGCGCCGCCACGTAATGAAGAAATAGACCAAGCAGCCATTCGCTTGCTTATGGAAAAGGAAATCGAAGAAGGCGAAGTACGTGTTATTTTTGATGACTCAACAAAGCAACTTATAGGCAGTTTGTCGCTAGTGCCAATCGCGCATTTTAAAGATAAAGCGCGCTTTGATCTTACGTCAGGCCTATACATTTCGAACTTTATGGTTGATGCGAATATTCGCGGCAAAGGAATTGGCAAGCAATTACTACAAGACACCTTAGCCGCTACTCGCCAACCTATCCACACTCGTTGTCGAGTAGATGCCTTAGCAGTGAATCATTTATTTCAGCGCCATGGCTTTAAATTGGTTGCTAATTACACAACAATCATGAATAACTCGGTTGCGGCGCGTAATATCTACACCTATCAAGCTGAATAA
- a CDS encoding TetR/AcrR family transcriptional regulator, whose translation MNKGERTRQTILEQGMRFSSQYGLIEVTIGSMAKLCGLSRSGLISHFDSKEDMQLAILDYCEDQFMLHVVAPARHQDPLVQLKMLFSIWADWTRELFNEPHSTCPFIKALVEFNCHTDSPIHTKVTEQHNRLFSYIKHKIVQGIESGIFHPELDAQCAAYELYNLYLGHAIAKNTVLTEHASELFKRNIEHLLESYQADPKTRSVST comes from the coding sequence ATGAATAAAGGCGAGAGAACGAGACAAACCATTTTAGAGCAAGGTATGCGCTTTAGTAGCCAATATGGCTTAATAGAAGTCACTATTGGTTCTATGGCAAAGCTTTGTGGCTTGTCTCGCAGCGGGCTTATCTCGCATTTTGACAGTAAAGAAGATATGCAGTTGGCGATCCTCGATTACTGTGAAGATCAATTTATGCTGCATGTCGTCGCACCGGCACGGCACCAAGATCCCCTAGTGCAACTCAAAATGCTCTTTTCTATTTGGGCAGACTGGACTCGTGAACTATTTAATGAGCCACATTCAACTTGCCCATTTATCAAAGCGTTGGTTGAATTTAATTGCCATACAGACAGCCCGATTCATACCAAAGTTACCGAGCAACATAACCGATTATTTAGCTATATTAAGCATAAAATTGTGCAAGGGATAGAAAGCGGTATTTTTCATCCTGAGCTTGATGCGCAGTGCGCGGCGTACGAGCTATACAACTTGTATCTAGGCCATGCGATAGCGAAAAATACGGTACTAACAGAACATGCCAGCGAGTTGTTTAAACGTAATATTGAGCACTTACTTGAAAGTTATCAAGCTGATCCAAAAACACGGAGCGTATCTACATGA
- a CDS encoding alpha/beta fold hydrolase — translation MKFSYFNDKDGSLITKISRGVTGLMCTLAPPITSRLGQVLLMSPHGKRQYQFKNKKPNGEFNILTSLGRVHVNVFGLGPKTVVLSHGWADNSSCFDTLIPELVAAGFCVVAIDHVGHGQSHGKQAHLLAFVEALDTLIEKLEADRHDIVALVGHSMGAVALMNLPDYRLENRVVINVATPVQFFELMFERVARAGISEKMLHQVLGAITTRYGTHWHLIRDKFHDGVLKFKPTFIHDTEDRFAPFEHVESLIAATPERLIQTSGLGHRRILGDTGVIQRITQKITA, via the coding sequence ATGAAATTCAGCTACTTTAACGACAAAGACGGCTCACTTATTACCAAGATAAGTCGGGGTGTCACAGGGCTTATGTGCACGCTTGCGCCACCTATTACTTCGAGGTTAGGTCAGGTACTACTGATGAGTCCGCATGGTAAGCGTCAGTATCAGTTTAAAAATAAAAAACCCAATGGTGAGTTCAATATTCTTACCTCGCTAGGTCGCGTTCATGTAAACGTGTTTGGCCTTGGTCCGAAGACCGTTGTGTTAAGTCATGGTTGGGCCGATAACAGCAGTTGCTTTGATACTTTGATCCCTGAACTCGTAGCAGCGGGATTTTGCGTTGTGGCGATTGATCATGTTGGTCATGGACAATCTCATGGTAAGCAAGCCCATTTGCTGGCTTTTGTTGAAGCACTGGATACCCTGATTGAGAAGCTAGAAGCCGATCGCCATGATATCGTGGCTTTGGTGGGGCATTCTATGGGCGCTGTGGCGCTGATGAACTTACCGGATTATCGCCTAGAAAATCGTGTGGTTATAAATGTTGCAACTCCCGTGCAGTTTTTTGAGCTGATGTTTGAGCGCGTTGCGCGAGCGGGTATTTCTGAAAAAATGCTGCACCAAGTGTTAGGCGCTATCACCACAAGATATGGCACGCATTGGCATTTGATCCGAGATAAATTCCACGACGGTGTACTTAAGTTTAAGCCGACATTTATTCACGATACCGAGGACCGATTTGCGCCATTTGAACACGTAGAGTCGCTTATCGCTGCCACTCCTGAGCGTTTAATCCAAACCTCAGGCCTTGGACATCGCCGCATTTTAGGCGATACTGGCGTTATTCAACGTATTACTCAAAAAATAACTGCATAA
- a CDS encoding helix-turn-helix domain-containing protein, producing MQTPEEYEVSQRIGRLILGLKCTRGMTREDVCKRLGIGSRTLDNYLNGVSSFKLGTLLKFADLCKVKLADILDDTDALKRLYPENIKDKGNIFLLFTGYFVGVMVLEFTLFAFLILLSFYARNDKNSQSIVAIFIFAFSLEIVVAYWLNYVVFPAIESYYIENIYAFATQLLLSLLLALMIKYRMFLGAWFTKGNSASIFEKNQVDAPLYALACTLALIDFAALMENFIRNLERLGIDEEVAKPFWELTFIYDYFAYIKAVPYLLCMFVLYAGITARRKQVLDKANAAPTQ from the coding sequence ATGCAAACGCCAGAGGAATATGAGGTAAGCCAGCGGATAGGTAGGTTAATACTTGGGTTAAAGTGTACCAGAGGTATGACCCGAGAAGATGTGTGTAAACGTTTAGGTATAGGCTCGCGCACGTTAGATAATTACCTAAACGGAGTGAGCTCATTTAAACTTGGGACATTGTTAAAGTTTGCGGATCTTTGCAAGGTAAAACTGGCTGATATCTTGGATGATACCGACGCGCTGAAGCGCTTGTATCCTGAGAATATTAAAGACAAAGGCAATATCTTTTTGCTATTTACAGGCTATTTTGTCGGCGTTATGGTGCTTGAATTTACCTTATTTGCTTTTCTTATTTTGTTATCGTTTTATGCGCGTAATGACAAGAATAGTCAGAGCATTGTTGCAATTTTTATATTTGCTTTTTCGTTGGAAATCGTTGTTGCATACTGGTTGAATTATGTCGTCTTCCCAGCTATTGAAAGCTATTACATTGAAAATATCTATGCTTTTGCAACTCAACTTTTACTGAGTTTACTGCTGGCGCTAATGATCAAATACAGAATGTTCTTAGGTGCATGGTTTACCAAAGGGAATTCAGCCAGTATTTTTGAGAAGAACCAAGTAGATGCGCCGCTTTATGCACTCGCATGTACGTTAGCTTTGATTGATTTTGCCGCATTGATGGAAAACTTTATCCGTAACCTAGAGCGTTTAGGTATAGATGAAGAAGTTGCCAAACCATTTTGGGAGCTGACCTTTATTTATGATTACTTTGCTTATATTAAGGCCGTGCCTTATCTGCTCTGTATGTTTGTTTTATACGCAGGAATAACAGCGCGCCGTAAGCAGGTTTTAGATAAAGCAAATGCTGCGCCTACACAATAA
- a CDS encoding helix-turn-helix domain-containing protein: MQTPEEYEVSQRIGLLIKGLKHKRGMSREDICRHLGIGMRTLDNYLNGVSSFKLGTLMKFADLCRVKLADILDDTEALSRLYPDNMKDKGSILTLLFGSLATAMLFESITLFLLIMLLCYSHKDKNNQCMVAIFVVIYALSNAFGYWLKYFVFPTAANNFIQNVYAFSINLALSLFLLFLIKYRMKFAVLITRGRSSEVFEKSLVEAPLYFLALILAVVDFCALIENFIRNLDRLGMDEEKVKIFWELTFFYDYYEYLKAPLMLLSIALLYAGVLARKSNMQQPQSA; encoded by the coding sequence ATGCAAACGCCAGAAGAGTACGAGGTAAGCCAGCGTATAGGACTACTAATAAAGGGCCTTAAGCATAAACGCGGGATGTCTCGAGAAGATATATGCCGCCACCTCGGGATTGGCATGCGAACGCTAGACAACTACCTCAATGGTGTTAGCTCTTTTAAGCTTGGCACGTTAATGAAGTTTGCTGACCTCTGTAGAGTCAAGCTTGCCGATATTTTAGATGATACCGAAGCGCTCTCACGACTATATCCAGACAATATGAAGGACAAGGGCAGTATTCTAACATTGCTTTTCGGCTCTCTTGCAACGGCAATGCTTTTTGAGTCAATCACTTTGTTTTTGCTAATTATGTTGCTTTGCTATTCACACAAAGACAAAAACAATCAATGTATGGTCGCAATTTTTGTAGTGATCTATGCATTAAGTAATGCATTTGGTTACTGGCTTAAATACTTTGTTTTCCCCACAGCTGCTAATAACTTCATTCAAAATGTATACGCTTTTTCAATAAACTTGGCACTAAGTTTATTTCTGCTCTTTTTAATTAAATATAGAATGAAATTTGCGGTGCTTATCACGCGAGGAAGGTCTTCCGAAGTATTTGAGAAGAGTCTTGTTGAAGCTCCACTTTACTTCCTTGCTCTGATCCTAGCAGTTGTTGATTTTTGTGCGCTAATAGAGAATTTTATTCGCAATTTAGATCGATTGGGAATGGATGAAGAGAAGGTAAAAATATTCTGGGAGTTGACCTTCTTCTATGATTATTATGAATACCTTAAAGCCCCGCTGATGTTGCTTAGTATAGCACTTCTCTATGCAGGGGTACTTGCACGGAAAAGCAATATGCAGCAGCCCCAAAGTGCGTAG
- a CDS encoding helix-turn-helix domain-containing protein: MQTPEEYEVSQRIGLLIKGLKHKRGMSREDICRHLGIGMRTLDNYLNGVSSFKLGTLMKFADLCRVKLADILDDTEALSRLYPDNMKDKGSILTLLLGSLASVMLFESVFLVLLILLLCYSHKDKNNQCIVAIFVVVYVLTNIGGYWLNYVAFPAAENYYMQNVYAYSLHLSLSLLLFLLLKYRLMFSVLVTRGKSAAVFEKSLIEAPLYFLSMMLVTIDFLALMENFIRNLERLGIDEEKAKIFWELTFFYDYFRYLKAVPLLLSLVLLYAGILARKRNTQQPQSA, translated from the coding sequence ATGCAAACGCCAGAAGAGTACGAAGTAAGCCAGCGCATAGGGCTACTAATAAAAGGTCTAAAGCATAAACGCGGGATGTCGCGAGAAGATATATGTCGCCACCTCGGGATTGGCATGCGAACGCTAGACAACTACCTTAATGGTGTTAGCTCTTTTAAGCTTGGTACGTTAATGAAGTTTGCTGACCTCTGTAGAGTTAAACTCGCTGATATTTTAGATGATACCGAAGCGCTCTCACGACTATATCCAGACAATATGAAGGACAAGGGCAGTATTCTAACATTGCTTTTGGGTTCTCTTGCTTCCGTTATGCTCTTTGAGTCTGTTTTCTTAGTTTTACTAATTTTACTGCTTTGCTACTCACATAAAGATAAAAATAATCAATGCATAGTTGCTATTTTTGTTGTGGTCTACGTGCTAACTAATATTGGTGGCTACTGGCTAAACTATGTCGCTTTTCCAGCAGCTGAAAACTATTATATGCAGAACGTATACGCATATTCGCTACACCTATCATTAAGTCTGTTACTATTCCTTCTGCTCAAGTACAGGTTGATGTTCTCGGTATTGGTTACTCGCGGAAAATCGGCAGCTGTTTTCGAAAAAAGCCTTATTGAAGCTCCTCTCTACTTTTTGTCTATGATGCTAGTCACTATAGACTTTTTGGCGTTAATGGAGAACTTTATTCGTAATCTGGAACGATTAGGAATCGACGAGGAGAAAGCTAAAATATTCTGGGAGTTAACCTTTTTTTACGATTACTTTAGGTATCTTAAGGCCGTACCATTATTACTCAGTTTAGTACTCCTCTATGCAGGAATACTCGCACGGAAAAGAAATACGCAGCAGCCCCAAAGCGCGTAA
- a CDS encoding helix-turn-helix domain-containing protein, translated as MQTPQEYEVSQRIGLLIKGLKHKRGMSREDICRHLGIGMRTLDNYLNGVSSFKLGTLMKFADLCRVKLADILDDTEALSRLYPDNMKDKGSILALLMTTVVSATVFEPITCILLFVLVYLCKEDQNSLSLTLIFAVVLSLDAVMVFYLKNIVFPVVESYYIENIYAYGGQLISSLLLLFLLKYRMALSVFFTRGKSASVFEKNYVEGPLYFLALTLVLIDFFALMENFLRNLDRLGMDEEASKIFWEVTFFFDHFAYLKAFPTLLCITLLYIGLLARKKSRQQLSHF; from the coding sequence ATGCAAACGCCACAAGAGTACGAAGTAAGCCAGCGTATAGGACTATTAATAAAGGGTCTTAAGCATAAACGCGGGATGTCACGAGAAGATATATGTCGCCACCTCGGGATTGGCATGCGAACGTTAGACAACTACCTTAATGGCGTTAGCTCCTTCAAGCTTGGTACGTTAATGAAGTTTGCTGACTTATGTAGAGTCAAACTCGCCGATATTTTGGATGATACCGAAGCGCTCTCGCGACTATATCCAGACAATATGAAGGACAAGGGCAGTATTCTAGCCTTGCTAATGACTACGGTAGTAAGTGCTACAGTTTTTGAGCCGATCACCTGTATTTTACTTTTTGTCTTAGTTTATTTATGTAAAGAAGATCAAAATAGCTTATCGCTAACTTTGATTTTTGCAGTTGTGCTTTCACTAGATGCAGTAATGGTATTTTACTTAAAAAATATTGTTTTCCCTGTGGTTGAAAGCTATTACATCGAGAATATTTATGCTTACGGTGGACAGTTAATCTCAAGCCTACTGCTGTTATTTCTGCTCAAGTACCGAATGGCACTTTCAGTTTTTTTCACACGTGGTAAATCAGCCTCGGTATTCGAGAAAAATTACGTGGAAGGACCATTGTATTTCTTGGCTTTAACGTTAGTGCTTATAGACTTCTTTGCATTGATGGAAAACTTTCTTCGTAATTTAGATCGCCTAGGTATGGATGAGGAAGCGTCTAAAATATTCTGGGAAGTTACGTTCTTTTTTGACCACTTTGCGTATCTAAAAGCTTTTCCGACACTATTGTGCATTACTCTGTTATATATTGGATTGCTTGCACGTAAGAAGAGCCGCCAGCAGCTATCACACTTTTAA
- a CDS encoding helix-turn-helix domain-containing protein has protein sequence MQTPEEYEVSQRIGLLIKGLKHKRGMSREDICRHLGIGMRTLDNYLNGVSSFKLGTLMKFADLCRVKLADILDDTEALSRLYPDNMKDKGSILTLILGSAFGVIIFESILFILLLVLFFYSYKDKNSQLLTLCFAVPYFLAIVAIYMLRIAIFPVVESYFIENIFAFSIQFSLSLLLLFLLKHRIEIAIILTRGKSASVFEKNYAEGPLYFLAIVLAFVDFLALMENFLRNLDRMGINEETAKVFWEVTFFYDYFAYLKSVPMLLCVAVLYIGYIARNQVSRSAEHVE, from the coding sequence ATGCAAACGCCAGAAGAGTATGAAGTAAGCCAGCGCATAGGACTGCTAATAAAAGGTCTAAAGCATAAACGCGGGATGTCTCGAGAAGATATATGTCGCCACCTCGGGATTGGCATGCGAACGCTAGACAACTATCTCAATGGTGTTAGCTCTTTTAAGCTTGGTACGTTAATGAAGTTTGCTGACTTATGTAGAGTTAAACTCGCTGATATTTTGGATGATACCGAAGCGCTCTCACGACTGTATCCAGACAATATGAAGGACAAGGGCAGTATTCTTACGCTTATCTTGGGATCGGCTTTTGGCGTAATTATTTTTGAGTCCATTTTATTTATCTTATTGTTGGTTTTGTTCTTTTACTCTTACAAAGACAAAAATAGTCAGCTGTTGACGTTATGTTTTGCAGTGCCTTACTTTCTTGCAATTGTAGCGATATACATGCTTCGCATCGCGATCTTCCCTGTTGTGGAAAGCTACTTTATAGAAAATATATTTGCGTTTTCAATTCAGTTTTCTCTCAGCCTACTGTTGCTCTTTTTACTCAAGCATCGTATCGAGATAGCTATTATTTTAACTCGGGGAAAGTCGGCTTCTGTCTTTGAAAAAAACTATGCTGAAGGGCCATTATATTTCCTAGCAATTGTTTTAGCTTTCGTAGACTTTCTGGCATTGATGGAAAACTTTCTCCGTAACCTAGATAGAATGGGTATAAACGAAGAAACCGCAAAGGTGTTCTGGGAAGTAACCTTTTTTTATGACTATTTTGCTTACTTAAAATCAGTGCCTATGTTGCTGTGTGTCGCGGTACTTTATATCGGTTATATCGCACGTAATCAAGTATCAAGATCGGCTGAACATGTTGAGTAA
- a CDS encoding IS110 family transposase, with amino-acid sequence MNNVSTLSIDLAKNVFQLLSFDKQGNKCFSRRLDRAKLLQTLTQLPACNVVMESCSTSHYWGRYCLQAGHQVQLIPAQHVTPFVRGNKNDKNDCMAIYEASLRPNIRFVPVTTEHQQAILALHRYRERLIHNRTACINQTCGLLLEFGIVIKKSLKSFRATIADLLNRNLHGALNLLLRDVYEEMQKLDANIKNVEAQFKQFNEQSQAAQIIQSIPGIGIINASALSATIDKGQAFSNKKELAVWLGITPRQYASGETNKMGGITKRGDRYLRKQLIHGARTVVNHAHKKQDDLNKWINALVERRGKNKAVVATAHRLARLMWILLQRNEPYKAQYTQSEAQS; translated from the coding sequence ATGAATAACGTTAGCACGCTTTCAATTGATCTAGCAAAAAATGTATTCCAACTTTTATCGTTTGATAAGCAAGGTAATAAATGTTTTTCCAGAAGGTTAGATAGAGCAAAGCTCTTGCAAACATTGACCCAATTACCTGCTTGTAATGTTGTTATGGAATCATGCTCAACGTCTCATTATTGGGGGCGGTACTGCTTACAAGCTGGGCACCAAGTTCAGCTTATCCCTGCGCAACATGTTACCCCTTTTGTCCGTGGCAATAAAAACGATAAAAATGATTGTATGGCGATTTATGAAGCGAGCCTTCGACCTAACATTCGCTTTGTTCCTGTAACAACAGAGCATCAACAAGCAATCCTAGCACTACATCGCTATCGGGAGCGGCTCATACATAATCGAACCGCCTGCATCAACCAAACATGTGGTTTGTTACTTGAATTTGGCATCGTCATCAAAAAGAGCTTAAAGTCTTTTCGTGCAACCATTGCTGATCTGCTCAACCGTAATTTACATGGAGCTTTAAATCTACTCCTCAGAGACGTTTATGAAGAAATGCAAAAGTTAGACGCCAATATTAAAAATGTAGAGGCACAATTTAAGCAGTTTAATGAACAGAGCCAAGCTGCTCAAATTATCCAATCCATCCCCGGAATTGGGATTATCAACGCATCGGCATTGAGTGCCACAATAGATAAAGGGCAAGCATTTTCTAATAAAAAGGAGTTGGCTGTGTGGCTTGGGATCACACCACGTCAATATGCTTCGGGTGAAACCAATAAGATGGGAGGGATCACCAAACGAGGTGATCGTTATCTAAGAAAACAACTCATTCATGGTGCCCGTACAGTGGTCAATCATGCGCACAAAAAGCAGGATGATTTAAACAAATGGATCAACGCATTGGTAGAACGTCGCGGTAAAAATAAAGCGGTGGTGGCCACGGCCCACCGATTGGCTCGCTTAATGTGGATATTGCTACAAAGAAATGAACCTTATAAAGCCCAATATACACAAAGTGAGGCGCAATCATGA
- a CDS encoding AAA family ATPase, whose protein sequence is MANGSFGLDNEALIIKSGIRNVFTPHIPIDEISHFFGREDEATRLVSVINSPGQHILLYGDRGVGKTSLAKTTCKLILHKLQRGHFFEKRCDSGDSFSSIFVEALEKCGIDLSFREATQTHNQGGGAVLNAVFAKADLSTKRETKTTIVTTFKPDSPSWVAKHLKSLSGIMLIDEADALQDESDKKKIAELIKLLSDHKSNFKLVVVGIAATGEELTAGHPSVERCLKEVSLQRMCDEDLKKIILNGMNSLNLRPDDSVVEKIVDISAGYPHFTHLISLKCGEAAIVRGNKHITKDVLKSALNEAVKDSEGALQRMLESTLRVLNTPQEYKFLLLTASYCNTPEFRSSELREKLKSKFGVIVDSQTLSRRLTKLTKGSEKTILYKPARGCFQFTDPRMPSFLKMALNADDDVM, encoded by the coding sequence TTGGCAAATGGAAGTTTTGGTCTCGATAACGAGGCTTTAATTATTAAAAGTGGTATAAGAAATGTTTTTACGCCTCATATTCCGATTGACGAAATATCTCATTTTTTTGGGCGTGAAGATGAAGCAACAAGATTAGTCAGCGTTATTAATTCTCCCGGCCAGCATATCCTTCTTTACGGTGATCGCGGTGTTGGGAAAACATCTCTTGCGAAAACTACTTGTAAACTAATTTTACATAAACTTCAGCGCGGGCATTTTTTTGAGAAACGTTGTGATTCTGGAGATAGTTTCTCTTCTATTTTTGTTGAAGCACTTGAAAAATGTGGGATTGATTTGTCGTTCAGAGAAGCAACTCAAACGCATAATCAAGGTGGTGGCGCAGTATTAAATGCAGTTTTCGCAAAGGCTGACCTGTCCACTAAAAGGGAAACAAAAACTACAATAGTAACCACATTTAAACCTGACTCTCCATCTTGGGTTGCGAAGCACTTAAAGTCCCTTTCAGGAATTATGCTTATTGACGAAGCTGACGCACTTCAAGATGAATCCGATAAGAAAAAAATTGCAGAACTTATTAAATTGCTTAGCGATCATAAGTCCAATTTCAAATTGGTGGTGGTAGGTATAGCGGCTACTGGGGAAGAGTTAACAGCTGGTCATCCTTCAGTAGAAAGATGCTTAAAAGAAGTTTCATTGCAACGAATGTGCGACGAAGACCTTAAGAAGATAATTCTTAATGGCATGAATTCTTTAAATCTTCGCCCTGATGATAGCGTTGTCGAAAAAATAGTAGATATAAGTGCTGGATACCCCCACTTCACTCATTTAATTAGCTTAAAATGTGGTGAGGCTGCAATCGTTAGAGGCAATAAGCATATAACAAAAGATGTACTCAAAAGTGCACTCAATGAAGCGGTGAAGGATTCTGAGGGAGCATTACAAAGAATGCTTGAGTCTACACTTCGCGTATTAAACACTCCACAGGAGTATAAGTTCCTGCTTCTTACAGCTTCTTATTGTAATACACCTGAATTTCGTAGCTCTGAGTTAAGAGAAAAATTAAAAAGTAAATTTGGTGTCATCGTTGATTCGCAGACTTTAAGCCGAAGACTAACAAAATTAACCAAAGGGAGTGAAAAGACAATTCTGTATAAGCCCGCGAGGGGGTGCTTTCAATTCACAGATCCAAGAATGCCTAGCTTCTTAAAGATGGCTTTGAATGCAGATGATGACGTAATGTAA
- a CDS encoding type II toxin-antitoxin system Phd/YefM family antitoxin — MRIVSFTEARNGLKAVLDGVVNDADTTVITRRDSEDAVVMSLDYYNSLMETVHLLRSPQNAEHLNRSIAQYRAGKTTARELIDE; from the coding sequence ATGAGAATTGTATCTTTTACTGAAGCTAGAAATGGTCTTAAAGCTGTTCTAGACGGTGTAGTTAATGACGCAGATACAACAGTCATTACACGTCGTGACTCTGAGGATGCTGTGGTTATGTCTTTAGATTACTACAATAGCCTTATGGAGACTGTCCACTTACTACGCTCTCCTCAAAACGCTGAACACTTAAATCGTTCGATTGCACAGTACCGTGCTGGTAAAACAACAGCACGAGAGTTAATTGATGAGTAG
- a CDS encoding Txe/YoeB family addiction module toxin → MSSSQRLLSWTDDAWDDYLYWQTQDKKTLKRINKLINDVKCSPFEGIGKPEPLKESLSGFWSRRIDDTNRLVYAVDDQAITIISCRYHY, encoded by the coding sequence ATGAGTAGTAGTCAACGTTTACTATCGTGGACTGATGACGCTTGGGATGACTATCTGTATTGGCAAACTCAAGACAAGAAAACACTCAAGCGCATCAACAAACTCATCAATGATGTTAAGTGCTCCCCATTTGAGGGCATCGGTAAACCAGAGCCGTTGAAAGAGAGTTTATCTGGTTTTTGGTCTCGTCGTATTGATGACACTAACAGGCTTGTTTATGCAGTTGATGATCAAGCGATAACGATAATTTCGTGTCGTTACCACTACTAA